AAAGATTGACCAGTTTCTGCATTCATTAGTGCCTGGGATGACAACCATTATCTCAATTCTATACTATCCCTTACCCCAGAGTATGCTCATTCAGCGTCACATGCTGCTGCTTGTACAAATCATATGTTGCTAAAGGATTTCGATACTATCGACTACATAATCGCTAGAGCTGCGCGCCGAAGTGGGATAGATGAATATATTGCTTAAAATTTTCTATAATAGAGAACTAAGATCGTATTGAGAATAGATATAATCAGTTTAACGTACAAATACAGTTGGTCTTAAACACTGAGCGCTAGTTCAAGAGTCGCATGCCGCATGGGCATATGACTCATGCGAACGGTTTTTTCCCATTTGGCAGTTTCAAGTTTTTCCTTCTACGTAATCGCTTCCTTTCTTTTGAATTGTTCATTGGCTAACTAATCATCCTCCAGCGCTGCATTCGTAGCTCCACTgggtcctcctcctcctactGGGGCCGATGTGGTGGGCACAGGGAACTCCGGCAGAGTGGAACGCTGTTTTCCCGGAGCCGGGGGAACGGGAGGTAAATCAACAGATTTACTTGTGGCTGTCAATGTTGTTTAGTTAGACCTCGTTGTTTATGTTTAATCAGATAATCTGATAAGTGTTAATAACTTACCCAAACAACAACCCATTATACTTC
This region of Drosophila miranda strain MSH22 chromosome 2, D.miranda_PacBio2.1, whole genome shotgun sequence genomic DNA includes:
- the LOC108154288 gene encoding uncharacterized protein LOC108154288 yields the protein MGCCLATSKSVDLPPVPPAPGKQRSTLPEFPVPTTSAPVGGGGPSGATNAALEDD